A single genomic interval of Eriocheir sinensis breed Jianghai 21 chromosome 33, ASM2467909v1, whole genome shotgun sequence harbors:
- the LOC127006692 gene encoding solute carrier family 35 member B1 homolog — MAEQTLFQRMKFFIYAGGIFFLYFYYGILQESITRTRYGEDKEKFTYSLALVFFQCIVNAIYAKIMGMFVLAQGEDTTRRLYYASCALTYLLAMVSSNMALQWVNYPTQVVGKSCKPIPVMVLGVLLGRKSYSWRKYVFVLMIVLGVALFIYKDSKAEASSAGDGLGLGEVLLVLSLTMDGLTGAVQERMIAESKTKSGHMMLNMNLFSIGYLAIALLLTGEIFTFIGFVQRFPEVLTKMLIFSICSALGQFFIFLMVSDFGPLPCSVVTTTRKFFTVLGSVILFGNRLSDRQWLGTAFVFSGLTLDAVYGKTPKKAVEEGKASKE; from the exons ATGGCGGAGCAGACGCTTTTTCAGAGGATGAAGTTCTTTATCTACGCGGGAGggatcttcttcctctacttctactaCGGCATCCTGCAGGAGTCCAT aACTCGTACTCGATAtggggaagataaagagaaattcACATATTCCCTGGCACTCGTATTTTTCCAGTGTATTGTAAATGCGATATATGCTAAAATCA TGGGAATGTTCGTTCTGGCGCAGGGTGAGGACACCACTCGTCGGCTGTACTACGCCTCGTGCGCCCTCACCTACCTACTGGCCATGGTGTCCTCCAACATGGCCCTCCAGTGGGTCAACTACCCCACACAG GTGGTGGGCAAGTCTTGCAAACCAATTCCTGTGATGGTGTTGGGGGTATTGCTGGGTCGCAAGTCCTACTCGTGGAGGAAGTACGTCTTTGTGCTCATGATTGTTCTAG GAGTTGCACTCTTCATCTATAAGGACTCCAAAGCTGAAGCTTCATCAGCTGGGGATGGTCTGGGGCTTGGTGAGGTACTTCTG GTGTTGTCCCTCACCATGGATGGCTTGACAGGTGCTGTGCAGGAGCGCATGATTGCTGAGTCCAAGACCAAGTCTGGACACATGATGCTCAACATGAACCTCTTCTCCATTGGCTACCTGGCCATTG CTCTTCTGCTCACTGGGGAAATATTCACCTTCATTGGGTTTGTCCAGCGCTTCCCGGAGGTGCTCACAAAGATGCTGATTTTCAGCATATGTAGCGCACTGGGCCAG ttctttatttttttgatgGTGAGTGATTTTGGGCCTCTGCCGTGCTCTGTTGTCACCACCACCCGCAAGTTTTTCACTGTCCTCGGCTCAGTTATCCTCTTTGGCAACAGACTATCTGACAGACAGTGGTTGGGGACTGCATTTGTTTTCTCAG GCCTCACGTTAGACGCAGTGTATGGCAAGACTCCCAagaaggcggtggaggagggaaaggcgagTAAAGAATGA
- the LOC127006691 gene encoding collagen alpha-1(I) chain-like isoform X2: MEWADGGERGCGRAGCWGGRDSVAARADGGQCGGGPGTVRTGWLPRAHGSQGSDGSPAAAPDAALPQGRRTMGWLPAPIRRPPPLPSTLPLLGFLFLAAVVLPHAAADPKPKPQGEDYYEGYDDYEGYNYNYDNGAVVEGGAECDFEGRKYADGESFSPDDCTTCTCAAGRVTCEQTSCDENCAGVLCPEIVCENQYIPLGQCCPVCPEEPAPPTDIIGPTAPETDSGVSTTGTEGPSGPPGEQGLTGAPGTPGIPGDPGPPGPSPDLSPWLTQLAQSQGGEKGPGIQPDPFSYLQAQVGPVGPRGSPGPPGPPGPQGFQGMRGEPGDPGPSGTPGPPGPRGMPGIPGKDGDSGDDGAPGSPGAVGPPGPRGLPGMPGLPGVKGHRGFPGLDGSKGDQGQMGDKGASGPGGAPGPIGPMGSAGPRGERGREGPAGPPGLRGIDGIAGPPGPSGPPGKPGPPGFPGSAGAKGDMGVQGPKGSQGLQGPRGEAGKPGSPGERGPQGISGKDGLPGEKGAPGSQGDSGPPGFPGARGPPGLPGSPGIPGNKGERGLGGERGFKGEFGMKGESGTPGPRGLPGPPGSTGKRGKRGMRGPPGANGLLGERGPAGGRGLPGADGPPGPKGQSGDPGPPGSSGQKGREGNPGPPGLPGRQGLRGPTGLSGPSGKTGRPGSRGPPGADGKPGDQGPQGIQGLPGPMGPPGPVGPMGEAGKDGNPGESGPTGPRGDPGKDGDQGSIGPPGPTGSPGERGPPGSPGARGFQGLPGAPGLVGASGKDGEAGLQGPRGLPGSVGLRGQRGFPGERGAQGPPGDPGKRGEPGLTGSDGPAGPSGPPGQKGHSGPSGLVGLPGGRGPPGLPGEKGERGSLGPVGPEGPPGRQGDQGPQGIMGPVGPQGEPAEKGEPGPPGPPGEPGANGMTGDRGAQGEQGLQGFPGPLGPPGTSGPKGQRGLPGQKGTQGNPGLQGPPGETGAQGLVGLTGSKGQRGEAGKRGEAGLMGPPGRPGNPGVSGTPGEQGRSGTPGNPGIKGSPGDTGRPGLPGPSGQPGAPGPEGPKGETGPGGRPGPVGQPGPVGSAGERGLPGLPGPPGPVGREGKRGAPGEQGPEGKRGDEGPNGPPGLSGPIGPIGPPGETGAPGSDGKPGPSGIAGRTGDKGPPGRPGRQGGPGPSGLPGPPGPAGPIGSTGERGERGEIGPQGVEGSPGPRGKPGAPGTQGEKGETGASGPKGAKGHRGLIGLQGLPGAPGPNGDKGVPGMEGPPGPPGEPGPKGPPGRDGGIGLQGIMGPPGPRGPSGESGSSGLPGSPGPVGPPGPPGESLGYGVEVLAALLGQGQSKGPDPLQGDDSELPARLFGQEITDEERRNLITKAYEQLKTSYKKFLRPEGTKTSPAKTCRDLSYTHPDLPSGEYWVDPNEGDVKDAIVVHCDMEHKATCVLPQPSMTEEFNWVGRSNGMVWLGDDIKPDFEFTYKADSNQLRFLQLLSSEAWQQLTYHCKNSVAVFDATRRNLRKAMQIMTAADMELKARGNRKFRYRVVEDGCKTKSISWSNTKIEYRTKKPQQLPFVDVGLRDVGQADQAFKIELGHVCFS, from the exons ATGGAGTGGGCGGACGGGGGTGAGAGAGGGTGTGGGCGGGCGGGCTGCTGGGGCGGGCGCGACAGTGTTGCGGCGAGGGCAGACGGTGGTCAGTGCGGTGGGGGCCCGGGCACAGTAAGGACTGGCTGGCTGCCGCGGGCACACGGGTCCCAAGGGTCTGACGGGTCTCCTGCTGCAGCGCCCGACGCCGCCCTGCCCCAGGGTCGCCGCACCATGGGGTGGCTCCCAGCCCCCATCCGGCGGCCTCCCCcgctcccctccaccctccccctcttAGGTTTTCTCTTCCTCGCCGCCGTCGTCTTGCCCCATGCGGCGGCGGATCCCAAACCCAAGCCCCAGGGGGAGGACTACTACGAAGGCTATG ACGATTACGAAGGCTATAACTACAACTATGATAATGGCGCGGTGGTGGAGGGCGGTGCAGAGTGTGATTTTGAGGGTCGGAAATACGCGGATGGTGAGTCCTTCTCCCCCGACGACTGCACCACCTGCACCTGCGCCGCGGGGAGAGTGACGTGCGAGCAAACATCTTGTGACGAAAATTGTGCCGGCGTCTTGTGCCCCGAGATCGTGTGTGAGAACCAGTATATCCCGCTGGGTCAGTGCTGTCCCGTCTGCCCAG AGGAGCCTGCACCTCCAACAGATATCATCGGTCCG ACTGCCCCTGAGACTGACTCCGGCGTTTCTACCACGGGAACTGAGGGTCCTTCAGGCCCCCCCGGGGAACAGGGCCTCACAGGAGCTCCAGGCACCCCAGGCATCCCCGGCGACCCAGGACCCCCCGGACCCTCCCCTGAC CTCTCGCCATGGCTCACGCAGCTGGCACAGTCCCAGGGCGGCGAGAAAGGTCCCGGCATACAACCCGACCCCTTCAGCTACCTGCAGGCCCAAGTCGGCCCTGTCGGTCCCAGGGGAAGCCCAG GTCCCCCAGGTCCCCCAGGTCCACAAGGGTTCCAGGGTATGCGTGGTGAGCCCGGTGACCCAGGCCCCAGTGGTACCCCTGGACCCCCAGGACCTCGAGGCATGCCTGGAATCCCCGGCAAGGAC ggtgacagtggtgatgacgGTGCCCCTGGGTCCCCCGGTGCTGTTGGTCCCCCGGGTCCTCGTGGTCTCCCAGGCATGCCTGGCCTTCCAGGAGTAAAGGGACATCGTGGCTTTCCTGGCCTGGATGGCTCCAAGGGAGACCAGGGACAAATGGGTGACAAGGGCGCATCCGGGCCCGGTGGTGCTCCTGGCCCCATCGGTCCCATG GGTTCTGCTGGTCCTCGGGGTGAGCGCGGACGGGAGGGTCCTGCTGGTCCTCCCGGACTGAGGGGTATCGACGGTATCGCAGGTCCTCCAGGGCCGAGTGGTCCTCCTGGTAAGCCTGGCCCACCAGGCTTCCCCGGCAGCGCTGGAGCTAAGGGCGATATGGGCGTGCAAGGTCCTAAAGGATCTCAGGGTCTTCAAGGTCCGCGAG GCGAGGCTGGCAAGCCTGGGTCTCCAGGTGAACGTGGTCCTCAAGGTATCTCTGGTAAAGACGGTCTTCCCGGCGAGAAGGGCGCCCCGGGATCCCAAGGCGACTCTGGCCCTCCTGGCTTCCCTGGAGCTCGTGGACCCCCTGGACTCCCTGGTAGTCCTGGCATCCCCGGCAATAAAGGAGAACGA GGCCTGGGAGGTGAACGAGGCTTCAAGGGAGAGTTTGGTATGAAGGGAGAATCCGGGACCCCAGGACCCAGAGGACTCCCTGGGCCACCAGGGTCCACAGGAAAACGAGGCAAGAGAGGTATGCGAGGACCCCCAGGCGCAAATGGCTTGCTAGGAGAGCGTGGACCCGCCGGCGGCCGAGGTCTCCCTGGCGCTGATGGACCCCCGGGACCTAAAG GTCAGAGTGGAGATCCAGGTCCTCCAGGTTCTTCCGGACAGAAGGGTCGTGAAGGTAACCCTGGACCACCCGGTCTTCCTGGACGACAGGGCCTGAGGGGTCCAACTGGCCTCTCTGGTCCTTCGGGCAAGACGGGGCGACCAGGATCTAGGGGCCCCCCCGGTGCTGATGGTAAACCAGGCGACCAAGGGCCACAGGGTATCCAGGGACTCCCAGGTCCTATGGGACCACCAGGACCCGTCGGACCAATG GGTGAAGCTGGCAAAGACGGTAACCCCGGTGAGTCGGGTCCCACGGGGCCGCGAGGCGATCCAGGAAAGGACGGTGATCAGGGATCGATTGGCCCACCTGGCCCCACAGGCAGCCCAGGTGAGAGGGGCCCTCCCGGGTCCCCAGGTGCTAGAGGTTTCCAGGGTCTGCCAGGAGCGCCGGGTCTCGTGGGCGCCAGTGGCAAGGATGGAGAGGCCGGTCTGCAGGGTCCTCGGGGTCTACCAGGCAGCGTAGGTCTTCGTGGTCAGCGAGGATTCCCAGGAGAACGCGGAGCTCAGGGTCCGCCGGGAGATCCCGGCAAACGTGGTGAACCAGGACTGACTGGATCTGACGGTCCAGCAGGCCCTTCAGGACCCCCGGGACAAAAGGGTCATTCCGGACCGTCTGGTCTCGTG GGTCTTCCAGGAGGACGTGGACCCCCTGGACTTCCTGGTGAGAAAGGTGAACGCGGCTCCCTTGGTCCTGTCGGTCCCGAAGGTCCTCCAGGACGTCAGGGTGACCAGGGTCCTCAAGGTATAATGGGACCGGTTGGGCCTCAGGGAGAACCAGCAGAAAAGGGAGAACCGGGCCCTCCGGGTCCTCCTGGGGAGCCTGGCGCTAACGGCATGACGGGAGATCGCGGAGCACAAGGAGAACAGGGTCTGCAGGGCTTCCCGGGTCCACTTGGACCACCAGGAACTTCAGGACCAAAAGGACAGCGAGGTCTTCCCGGGCAAAAGGGCACGCAGGGAAATCCCGGCCTACAAGGTCCCCCAGGAGAGACTGGGGCTCAGGGTCTCGTGGGTCTGACTGGCAGCAAAGGACAGCGAGGCGAGGCTGGGAAGCGCGGCGAGGCGGGTTTGATGGGTCCCCCTGGACGCCCCGGCAATCCTGGCGTATCT GGTACCCCCGGAGAACAAGGGCGATCTGGCACCCCTGGCAACCCTGGCATAAAAGGAAGCCCCGGTGACACTGGCCGTCCAGGCCTGCCAGGGCCATCCGGCCAACCTGGCGCCCCTGGACCAGAGGGACCTAAGGGAGAGACTGGCCCAGGGGGCCGTCCGGGTCCTGTGGGTCAGCCTGGCCCTGTTGGATCTGCAGGAGAGCGTGGTCTGCCTGGCCTGCCTGGTCCTCCTGGCCCTGTTGGCCGCGAAGGAAAGCGTGGAGCGCCT GGAGAACAAGGACCGGAGGGTAAGCGAGGTGACGAGGGTCCCAATGGTCCGCCTGGTCTGTCTGGTCCTATTGGTCCCATCGGTCCCCCAGGTGAAACTGGTGCCCCCGGCTCTGACGGCAAGCCCGGACCTTCAGGCATTGCTGGCCGCACCGGAGACAAGGGTCCTCCCGGGCGTCCTGGGCGCCAGGGCGGCCCCGGTCCATCTGGTCTACCT GGCCCCCCTGGTCCCGCAGGACCGATAGGATCTACCGGAgagcgaggagaaagaggagagatcgGTCCTCAGGGCGTGGAAGGCTCCCCTGGTCCAAGAGGAAAGCCAGGAGCTCCCGGCACTCAgggtgaaaaaggagaaacaggcgCCTCCGGTCCTAAGGGAGCCAAGGGTCATCGAGGTCTCATTGGTCTGCAAGGTCTTCCCGGAGCACCAGGTCCCAATGGTGACAAGGGTGTTCCAGGCATGGAGGGTCCTCCTGGTCCCCCTGGTGAGCCTGGCCCCAAGGGTCCCCCTGGCCGTGACGGAGGCATTGGTCTTCAAGGCATTATGGGTCCTCCAGGACCTCGTGGTCCTTCCGGTGAAAGTGGAAGCTCTGGTCTTCCTGGCTCGCCTGGGCCTGTGggtcctcctggtcctcctgGAGAATCCCTGGGCTATGGTGTTGAAGTGTTGGCAGCCCTTTTGGGTCAGGGTCAGTCCAAGGGCCCTGACCCACTCCAAGGCGACGACTCGGAGCTGCCCGCGCGACTGTTTGGGCAGGAGATCACGGACGAGGAGCGGCGGAACCTCATCACCAAGGCGTATGAACAGCTCAAGACATCCTACAAGAAGTTCCTCAGACCAGAAGGTACCAAGACCTCTCCGGCCAAGACCTGCCGCGACCTGTCCTACACCCATCCAGACCTCCCCAGTG GCGAGTACTGGGTCGACCCCAACGAGGGTGACGTCAAGGATGCTATCGTGGTGCACTGCGACATGGAACACAAGGCAACATGTGTCCTGCCGCAGCCCAGCATGACGGAGGAATTCAACTGGGTGGGAAGGTCAAACGGTATGGTGTGGCTTGGTGATGACATCAAGCCTGACTTTGAG TTCACCTACAAGGCGGACAGCAATCAACTCCGCTTCCTGCAGTTGTTGTCCTCTGAGGCGTGGCAACAACTCACCTACCACTGCAAGAACTCTGTAGCTGTGTTTGATGCCACCAGAAGAAACTTACGCAAAGCAATGCAGATCATGACGGCGGCGGACATGGAGCTGAAGGCGAGAGGCAACAGGAAGTTCAGGTATCGCGTCGTGGAGGACGGCTGCAAG ACCAAGTCGATCAGCTGGTCCAACACGAAGATCGAGTACCGCACCAAAAAGCCCCAGCAGTTGCCGTTCGTCGACGTGGGTCTCCGTGACGTCGGGCAAGCCGACCAGGCCTTCAAGATCGAGCTGGGCCACGTCTGTTTCTCGTAG
- the LOC127006691 gene encoding collagen alpha-1(I) chain-like isoform X1: MEWADGGERGCGRAGCWGGRDSVAARADGGQCGGGPGTVRTGWLPRAHGSQGSDGSPAAAPDAALPQGRRTMGWLPAPIRRPPPLPSTLPLLGFLFLAAVVLPHAAADPKPKPQGEDYYEGYDYEEGYEDYGEYPYEDGYEYGPETATPPYDPYATPAPPFQPPYDPYAYTEPPPTTTTPPPTTTSTTTTTTTTTTTTPPPPPPPPPTTPTTTTTTTTRRPRRGPGSVTFERRVNAERRGGRRGENQRGQATTREEEEEPAPPTDIIGPTAPETDSGVSTTGTEGPSGPPGEQGLTGAPGTPGIPGDPGPPGPSPDLSPWLTQLAQSQGGEKGPGIQPDPFSYLQAQVGPVGPRGSPGPPGPPGPQGFQGMRGEPGDPGPSGTPGPPGPRGMPGIPGKDGDSGDDGAPGSPGAVGPPGPRGLPGMPGLPGVKGHRGFPGLDGSKGDQGQMGDKGASGPGGAPGPIGPMGSAGPRGERGREGPAGPPGLRGIDGIAGPPGPSGPPGKPGPPGFPGSAGAKGDMGVQGPKGSQGLQGPRGEAGKPGSPGERGPQGISGKDGLPGEKGAPGSQGDSGPPGFPGARGPPGLPGSPGIPGNKGERGLGGERGFKGEFGMKGESGTPGPRGLPGPPGSTGKRGKRGMRGPPGANGLLGERGPAGGRGLPGADGPPGPKGQSGDPGPPGSSGQKGREGNPGPPGLPGRQGLRGPTGLSGPSGKTGRPGSRGPPGADGKPGDQGPQGIQGLPGPMGPPGPVGPMGEAGKDGNPGESGPTGPRGDPGKDGDQGSIGPPGPTGSPGERGPPGSPGARGFQGLPGAPGLVGASGKDGEAGLQGPRGLPGSVGLRGQRGFPGERGAQGPPGDPGKRGEPGLTGSDGPAGPSGPPGQKGHSGPSGLVGLPGGRGPPGLPGEKGERGSLGPVGPEGPPGRQGDQGPQGIMGPVGPQGEPAEKGEPGPPGPPGEPGANGMTGDRGAQGEQGLQGFPGPLGPPGTSGPKGQRGLPGQKGTQGNPGLQGPPGETGAQGLVGLTGSKGQRGEAGKRGEAGLMGPPGRPGNPGVSGTPGEQGRSGTPGNPGIKGSPGDTGRPGLPGPSGQPGAPGPEGPKGETGPGGRPGPVGQPGPVGSAGERGLPGLPGPPGPVGREGKRGAPGEQGPEGKRGDEGPNGPPGLSGPIGPIGPPGETGAPGSDGKPGPSGIAGRTGDKGPPGRPGRQGGPGPSGLPGPPGPAGPIGSTGERGERGEIGPQGVEGSPGPRGKPGAPGTQGEKGETGASGPKGAKGHRGLIGLQGLPGAPGPNGDKGVPGMEGPPGPPGEPGPKGPPGRDGGIGLQGIMGPPGPRGPSGESGSSGLPGSPGPVGPPGPPGESLGYGVEVLAALLGQGQSKGPDPLQGDDSELPARLFGQEITDEERRNLITKAYEQLKTSYKKFLRPEGTKTSPAKTCRDLSYTHPDLPSGEYWVDPNEGDVKDAIVVHCDMEHKATCVLPQPSMTEEFNWVGRSNGMVWLGDDIKPDFEFTYKADSNQLRFLQLLSSEAWQQLTYHCKNSVAVFDATRRNLRKAMQIMTAADMELKARGNRKFRYRVVEDGCKTKSISWSNTKIEYRTKKPQQLPFVDVGLRDVGQADQAFKIELGHVCFS, translated from the exons ATGGAGTGGGCGGACGGGGGTGAGAGAGGGTGTGGGCGGGCGGGCTGCTGGGGCGGGCGCGACAGTGTTGCGGCGAGGGCAGACGGTGGTCAGTGCGGTGGGGGCCCGGGCACAGTAAGGACTGGCTGGCTGCCGCGGGCACACGGGTCCCAAGGGTCTGACGGGTCTCCTGCTGCAGCGCCCGACGCCGCCCTGCCCCAGGGTCGCCGCACCATGGGGTGGCTCCCAGCCCCCATCCGGCGGCCTCCCCcgctcccctccaccctccccctcttAGGTTTTCTCTTCCTCGCCGCCGTCGTCTTGCCCCATGCGGCGGCGGATCCCAAACCCAAGCCCCAGGGGGAGGACTACTACGAAGGCTATG ATTACGAGGAAGGCTACGAAGACTATGGCGAGTACCCGTACGAGGACGGGTACGAGTACGGCCCCGAGACTGCTACCCCCCCCTATGACCCCTACGCCACCCCTGCCCCCCCTTTCCAGCCCCCTTATGACCCTTATGCCTACACAGAACCACCACCAACTACCACCAcgccccccccaaccaccacctccaccaccaccactaccactactaccactaccaccacacctccccctccccctccccctccccccaccaccccgaccaccaccacgaccactaccacccgCAGGCCCCGCAGAGGTCCAGGAAGCGTCACCTTTGAGAGACGGGTGAACGCTGAGCGGCGGGgtggcagaagaggagaaaatcaAAGAGGACAGGCAACCACTCGCGAAGAGGAAG AGGAGCCTGCACCTCCAACAGATATCATCGGTCCG ACTGCCCCTGAGACTGACTCCGGCGTTTCTACCACGGGAACTGAGGGTCCTTCAGGCCCCCCCGGGGAACAGGGCCTCACAGGAGCTCCAGGCACCCCAGGCATCCCCGGCGACCCAGGACCCCCCGGACCCTCCCCTGAC CTCTCGCCATGGCTCACGCAGCTGGCACAGTCCCAGGGCGGCGAGAAAGGTCCCGGCATACAACCCGACCCCTTCAGCTACCTGCAGGCCCAAGTCGGCCCTGTCGGTCCCAGGGGAAGCCCAG GTCCCCCAGGTCCCCCAGGTCCACAAGGGTTCCAGGGTATGCGTGGTGAGCCCGGTGACCCAGGCCCCAGTGGTACCCCTGGACCCCCAGGACCTCGAGGCATGCCTGGAATCCCCGGCAAGGAC ggtgacagtggtgatgacgGTGCCCCTGGGTCCCCCGGTGCTGTTGGTCCCCCGGGTCCTCGTGGTCTCCCAGGCATGCCTGGCCTTCCAGGAGTAAAGGGACATCGTGGCTTTCCTGGCCTGGATGGCTCCAAGGGAGACCAGGGACAAATGGGTGACAAGGGCGCATCCGGGCCCGGTGGTGCTCCTGGCCCCATCGGTCCCATG GGTTCTGCTGGTCCTCGGGGTGAGCGCGGACGGGAGGGTCCTGCTGGTCCTCCCGGACTGAGGGGTATCGACGGTATCGCAGGTCCTCCAGGGCCGAGTGGTCCTCCTGGTAAGCCTGGCCCACCAGGCTTCCCCGGCAGCGCTGGAGCTAAGGGCGATATGGGCGTGCAAGGTCCTAAAGGATCTCAGGGTCTTCAAGGTCCGCGAG GCGAGGCTGGCAAGCCTGGGTCTCCAGGTGAACGTGGTCCTCAAGGTATCTCTGGTAAAGACGGTCTTCCCGGCGAGAAGGGCGCCCCGGGATCCCAAGGCGACTCTGGCCCTCCTGGCTTCCCTGGAGCTCGTGGACCCCCTGGACTCCCTGGTAGTCCTGGCATCCCCGGCAATAAAGGAGAACGA GGCCTGGGAGGTGAACGAGGCTTCAAGGGAGAGTTTGGTATGAAGGGAGAATCCGGGACCCCAGGACCCAGAGGACTCCCTGGGCCACCAGGGTCCACAGGAAAACGAGGCAAGAGAGGTATGCGAGGACCCCCAGGCGCAAATGGCTTGCTAGGAGAGCGTGGACCCGCCGGCGGCCGAGGTCTCCCTGGCGCTGATGGACCCCCGGGACCTAAAG GTCAGAGTGGAGATCCAGGTCCTCCAGGTTCTTCCGGACAGAAGGGTCGTGAAGGTAACCCTGGACCACCCGGTCTTCCTGGACGACAGGGCCTGAGGGGTCCAACTGGCCTCTCTGGTCCTTCGGGCAAGACGGGGCGACCAGGATCTAGGGGCCCCCCCGGTGCTGATGGTAAACCAGGCGACCAAGGGCCACAGGGTATCCAGGGACTCCCAGGTCCTATGGGACCACCAGGACCCGTCGGACCAATG GGTGAAGCTGGCAAAGACGGTAACCCCGGTGAGTCGGGTCCCACGGGGCCGCGAGGCGATCCAGGAAAGGACGGTGATCAGGGATCGATTGGCCCACCTGGCCCCACAGGCAGCCCAGGTGAGAGGGGCCCTCCCGGGTCCCCAGGTGCTAGAGGTTTCCAGGGTCTGCCAGGAGCGCCGGGTCTCGTGGGCGCCAGTGGCAAGGATGGAGAGGCCGGTCTGCAGGGTCCTCGGGGTCTACCAGGCAGCGTAGGTCTTCGTGGTCAGCGAGGATTCCCAGGAGAACGCGGAGCTCAGGGTCCGCCGGGAGATCCCGGCAAACGTGGTGAACCAGGACTGACTGGATCTGACGGTCCAGCAGGCCCTTCAGGACCCCCGGGACAAAAGGGTCATTCCGGACCGTCTGGTCTCGTG GGTCTTCCAGGAGGACGTGGACCCCCTGGACTTCCTGGTGAGAAAGGTGAACGCGGCTCCCTTGGTCCTGTCGGTCCCGAAGGTCCTCCAGGACGTCAGGGTGACCAGGGTCCTCAAGGTATAATGGGACCGGTTGGGCCTCAGGGAGAACCAGCAGAAAAGGGAGAACCGGGCCCTCCGGGTCCTCCTGGGGAGCCTGGCGCTAACGGCATGACGGGAGATCGCGGAGCACAAGGAGAACAGGGTCTGCAGGGCTTCCCGGGTCCACTTGGACCACCAGGAACTTCAGGACCAAAAGGACAGCGAGGTCTTCCCGGGCAAAAGGGCACGCAGGGAAATCCCGGCCTACAAGGTCCCCCAGGAGAGACTGGGGCTCAGGGTCTCGTGGGTCTGACTGGCAGCAAAGGACAGCGAGGCGAGGCTGGGAAGCGCGGCGAGGCGGGTTTGATGGGTCCCCCTGGACGCCCCGGCAATCCTGGCGTATCT GGTACCCCCGGAGAACAAGGGCGATCTGGCACCCCTGGCAACCCTGGCATAAAAGGAAGCCCCGGTGACACTGGCCGTCCAGGCCTGCCAGGGCCATCCGGCCAACCTGGCGCCCCTGGACCAGAGGGACCTAAGGGAGAGACTGGCCCAGGGGGCCGTCCGGGTCCTGTGGGTCAGCCTGGCCCTGTTGGATCTGCAGGAGAGCGTGGTCTGCCTGGCCTGCCTGGTCCTCCTGGCCCTGTTGGCCGCGAAGGAAAGCGTGGAGCGCCT GGAGAACAAGGACCGGAGGGTAAGCGAGGTGACGAGGGTCCCAATGGTCCGCCTGGTCTGTCTGGTCCTATTGGTCCCATCGGTCCCCCAGGTGAAACTGGTGCCCCCGGCTCTGACGGCAAGCCCGGACCTTCAGGCATTGCTGGCCGCACCGGAGACAAGGGTCCTCCCGGGCGTCCTGGGCGCCAGGGCGGCCCCGGTCCATCTGGTCTACCT GGCCCCCCTGGTCCCGCAGGACCGATAGGATCTACCGGAgagcgaggagaaagaggagagatcgGTCCTCAGGGCGTGGAAGGCTCCCCTGGTCCAAGAGGAAAGCCAGGAGCTCCCGGCACTCAgggtgaaaaaggagaaacaggcgCCTCCGGTCCTAAGGGAGCCAAGGGTCATCGAGGTCTCATTGGTCTGCAAGGTCTTCCCGGAGCACCAGGTCCCAATGGTGACAAGGGTGTTCCAGGCATGGAGGGTCCTCCTGGTCCCCCTGGTGAGCCTGGCCCCAAGGGTCCCCCTGGCCGTGACGGAGGCATTGGTCTTCAAGGCATTATGGGTCCTCCAGGACCTCGTGGTCCTTCCGGTGAAAGTGGAAGCTCTGGTCTTCCTGGCTCGCCTGGGCCTGTGggtcctcctggtcctcctgGAGAATCCCTGGGCTATGGTGTTGAAGTGTTGGCAGCCCTTTTGGGTCAGGGTCAGTCCAAGGGCCCTGACCCACTCCAAGGCGACGACTCGGAGCTGCCCGCGCGACTGTTTGGGCAGGAGATCACGGACGAGGAGCGGCGGAACCTCATCACCAAGGCGTATGAACAGCTCAAGACATCCTACAAGAAGTTCCTCAGACCAGAAGGTACCAAGACCTCTCCGGCCAAGACCTGCCGCGACCTGTCCTACACCCATCCAGACCTCCCCAGTG GCGAGTACTGGGTCGACCCCAACGAGGGTGACGTCAAGGATGCTATCGTGGTGCACTGCGACATGGAACACAAGGCAACATGTGTCCTGCCGCAGCCCAGCATGACGGAGGAATTCAACTGGGTGGGAAGGTCAAACGGTATGGTGTGGCTTGGTGATGACATCAAGCCTGACTTTGAG TTCACCTACAAGGCGGACAGCAATCAACTCCGCTTCCTGCAGTTGTTGTCCTCTGAGGCGTGGCAACAACTCACCTACCACTGCAAGAACTCTGTAGCTGTGTTTGATGCCACCAGAAGAAACTTACGCAAAGCAATGCAGATCATGACGGCGGCGGACATGGAGCTGAAGGCGAGAGGCAACAGGAAGTTCAGGTATCGCGTCGTGGAGGACGGCTGCAAG ACCAAGTCGATCAGCTGGTCCAACACGAAGATCGAGTACCGCACCAAAAAGCCCCAGCAGTTGCCGTTCGTCGACGTGGGTCTCCGTGACGTCGGGCAAGCCGACCAGGCCTTCAAGATCGAGCTGGGCCACGTCTGTTTCTCGTAG